The Planococcus versutus genome contains a region encoding:
- the rnhC gene encoding ribonuclease HIII has translation MSNLVLKLTEDSLLQVIAHYQKSKVTSKNPYARFSAKISDTVVTVYTSGKVMFQGNGAAREAAKWGIPPAAGKIVSTKGDKLPDDFAQLSVLGSDETGTGDFFGPITVAACYVPADKIALAHELGVKDSKQLTDDWMRKIAPDLTQTFAHKALTLKNDKYNKVQSQGWSQGKIKALLHNQALKYVLNEIAPEKPDFLLIDQFAERGIYYKHIKDEPEIIRENVLFSTKAEGLHVSVACASIIARVAFLEEMDRMSLGAGVTLPKGAGKIVDEVAARIILKHGEEYLKTLTKVHFANTRKVLALAKKHGN, from the coding sequence ATGTCAAATTTAGTTCTAAAACTTACAGAAGACAGTCTTCTCCAAGTGATTGCTCACTACCAGAAAAGCAAAGTCACTTCCAAAAATCCATATGCTCGCTTTAGCGCTAAAATATCCGATACCGTCGTGACCGTTTACACATCTGGGAAAGTCATGTTTCAAGGAAATGGGGCTGCACGAGAAGCAGCAAAATGGGGAATTCCCCCTGCAGCTGGCAAAATCGTCTCAACCAAAGGAGACAAACTTCCTGACGATTTTGCCCAACTTTCGGTTCTCGGATCTGACGAAACAGGTACCGGCGATTTTTTCGGACCAATTACCGTCGCGGCATGTTACGTACCGGCCGACAAAATAGCGCTTGCTCATGAGCTCGGAGTTAAAGATTCCAAACAATTGACAGACGATTGGATGCGCAAAATAGCTCCTGACTTAACACAAACATTCGCTCACAAAGCGCTGACTTTAAAAAACGATAAATACAACAAAGTCCAAAGCCAAGGCTGGTCACAAGGAAAAATCAAAGCTTTGTTGCACAATCAAGCACTTAAATATGTTCTAAACGAGATTGCACCCGAAAAACCAGACTTTCTCTTAATCGATCAATTTGCAGAACGCGGCATCTATTATAAGCATATTAAAGACGAACCAGAAATCATTCGTGAGAACGTCTTGTTTTCCACGAAAGCGGAAGGTCTTCACGTTTCAGTCGCCTGTGCGTCTATTATCGCTCGCGTTGCATTTCTTGAAGAGATGGACCGGATGAGTTTAGGCGCTGGCGTCACCTTACCAAAAGGCGCAGGAAAAATTGTGGATGAAGTGGCTGCGAGGATTATATTAAAGCATGGCGAAGAGTATTTGAAAACGTTGACGAAAGTACATTTTGCGAATACCAGGAAAGTATTGGCACTGGCGAAAAAACACGGCAATTAA
- the zapA gene encoding cell division protein ZapA: MSEQHKIHTVVDIYGNTYKMVGTETSGHMRLVASMVDSRMREINALNPSLDQAKLAVLTASNAIHDYLKLKEQVEQLENEIKKLKE, from the coding sequence TTGTCTGAGCAACATAAAATTCACACGGTCGTAGACATCTATGGCAACACCTATAAAATGGTCGGTACTGAAACTTCTGGTCATATGCGTCTGGTCGCATCGATGGTTGATAGTAGAATGCGTGAAATTAATGCGTTGAATCCATCACTCGACCAAGCAAAGCTTGCTGTGTTAACTGCGTCAAATGCGATACATGACTATCTTAAACTGAAAGAGCAAGTTGAACAATTAGAAAATGAAATAAAAAAATTAAAGGAATGA
- a CDS encoding CvpA family protein, with product MLNILLLILLIGGIIVGAKRGFIVQLIHMVGFVIALVAAYNYYKPLSEYFVLWIPYPAINENSQFTLAVDKLDLDQTFYQLLAFALIFFVVKFALQLLASMFDFLKFLPVLGFFSKILGAVLGFVEAYILLFIFIYVFALLPVDVVQNQLENSSIAQSMIENTPYFSEKVKEWWYIYM from the coding sequence ATGCTAAATATTCTTTTACTCATCTTACTAATCGGTGGCATCATCGTGGGCGCCAAAAGAGGATTTATCGTTCAGTTGATTCACATGGTTGGATTTGTTATTGCATTAGTCGCGGCTTATAATTATTATAAACCACTGTCTGAATACTTCGTACTGTGGATTCCATATCCGGCCATAAATGAAAACTCTCAGTTTACGCTTGCTGTAGACAAATTGGATTTAGATCAAACTTTCTATCAATTATTAGCATTTGCACTTATTTTCTTTGTCGTAAAATTTGCTTTGCAGTTGCTTGCATCAATGTTTGATTTTCTGAAATTTTTGCCAGTACTTGGCTTTTTCAGCAAAATACTTGGTGCTGTTCTAGGATTTGTTGAAGCATACATCCTGTTATTTATTTTCATCTATGTATTTGCGCTACTTCCGGTGGACGTTGTGCAAAACCAGTTAGAGAATTCCAGTATTGCTCAATCAATGATTGAGAACACACCTTATTTCTCTGAGAAAGTAAAAGAATGGTGGTATATTTATATGTAG
- the polX gene encoding DNA polymerase/3'-5' exonuclease PolX, with the protein MNKKIIIRTLEKIALYMELKGENPFKVSAFRKAAQALELDQRSLDEIEDVTKLKGIGKGTGDVILELINDNKSTVLEELQEEVPKGLIPMMKLQGLGGKKIAKLYKELGIDSMETLKAACLNEEIQKLPGFGPKSEEKILKEINDFETKPDRQPIWKTEETVAFIQDVLTSIAEVTEFSVAGSFRRTKETSKDIDFIIATAEPAKVKEQLLAALPVKETIASGDTKVSVTVEVLEPIDVDFRLVAPEEFVTALHHFTGSKDHNVRMRQLAKSQNQKISEYGVEQEDGSVKTFSTEIDFFAHFGLPFIPPSVREDGRELDRLEELPELVTIEDISSDLHMHTTWSDGANSLTEMIEACVAKSYKYMVITDHSHYLKVANGLTPERLTDQNSQIRELNKKYDAIEVFSGTEMDILPDATLDFDDDMLKKLDFVIASIHSSFQQPQEQIMDRILTAMKNPYVHMIAHPTGRIVGQRDGYNPDVEQILDWAKEYGKIVELNASPYRLDLAVPYLIMAQEKGVPVAINTDAHAIEGLDVMKTGVKHAQKAWLKKDTIVNTWSLEKFKEFINKSK; encoded by the coding sequence GTGAATAAGAAGATTATCATCAGAACACTTGAAAAAATTGCATTGTATATGGAACTTAAAGGGGAAAACCCGTTTAAAGTATCGGCTTTTCGAAAAGCCGCTCAAGCGCTTGAACTCGATCAGCGCAGTTTAGACGAAATTGAAGATGTCACCAAACTAAAAGGTATCGGAAAAGGCACAGGAGACGTTATACTCGAATTGATAAACGACAATAAGTCAACCGTTCTCGAAGAGCTTCAAGAAGAAGTGCCAAAAGGGCTGATTCCAATGATGAAACTTCAAGGATTAGGTGGCAAGAAAATCGCCAAACTTTACAAAGAATTGGGTATTGATTCGATGGAAACTTTAAAAGCAGCTTGCTTAAATGAGGAAATCCAAAAACTTCCGGGATTTGGTCCGAAATCAGAAGAAAAGATATTGAAAGAGATCAATGACTTTGAAACCAAACCGGATCGTCAGCCGATTTGGAAAACGGAAGAAACCGTGGCGTTTATTCAAGATGTCTTAACATCAATTGCGGAAGTCACTGAGTTTTCAGTAGCTGGAAGTTTTCGACGGACGAAAGAAACGAGTAAAGATATAGACTTTATCATCGCAACTGCTGAACCTGCAAAAGTAAAAGAGCAACTTTTAGCAGCATTGCCTGTGAAAGAAACTATTGCATCTGGAGACACAAAAGTTTCTGTGACTGTAGAAGTATTAGAACCAATCGATGTGGATTTCCGTTTAGTGGCTCCTGAAGAATTTGTGACAGCGTTACACCATTTCACAGGATCAAAAGATCACAATGTGAGAATGCGTCAATTGGCAAAATCACAGAACCAAAAAATTAGTGAATACGGCGTTGAACAAGAAGATGGCAGCGTTAAAACGTTTTCAACAGAAATCGATTTTTTTGCTCATTTCGGTTTGCCGTTTATTCCACCATCGGTTCGTGAAGATGGACGAGAACTAGATCGATTAGAAGAGTTGCCAGAACTTGTGACGATAGAGGATATTAGCAGTGATTTGCACATGCATACAACTTGGTCAGATGGTGCCAATTCACTAACTGAGATGATTGAAGCTTGTGTGGCGAAATCGTATAAATATATGGTCATCACAGATCACTCTCATTACTTAAAAGTGGCTAATGGCTTAACACCTGAACGTTTAACCGACCAAAATAGTCAAATTCGAGAATTGAACAAAAAGTATGATGCGATAGAGGTATTTTCAGGAACAGAAATGGACATTTTGCCTGACGCAACATTAGACTTTGATGACGATATGCTCAAAAAATTAGACTTTGTCATTGCCAGTATCCATTCGAGTTTCCAACAGCCACAAGAACAAATTATGGACCGTATATTAACGGCTATGAAAAATCCATATGTCCACATGATTGCGCATCCGACCGGCAGAATTGTTGGCCAGCGCGATGGCTATAATCCGGATGTGGAGCAAATTTTAGACTGGGCAAAAGAATACGGCAAAATTGTCGAGTTAAACGCCAGTCCGTATCGCTTAGACCTCGCTGTGCCTTACTTAATAATGGCTCAAGAAAAAGGAGTTCCTGTCGCAATCAACACAGACGCCCATGCCATTGAAGGATTAGACGTTATGAAAACCGGCGTCAAGCATGCCCAAAAAGCATGGCTAAAAAAAGACACCATAGTAAATACATGGTCACTTGAAAAGTTCAAAGAATTTATTAACAAATCGAAATAA
- a CDS encoding endonuclease MutS2 — translation MIAERALRTLEFYKIRDEVARYCTSSLGKAHVDNLLPSTDLNKVNQLLEEMDEGAQVLRVKNNVPMGGIFDVRLHSRRAQIGGSLSPIELMEVSSTIRASRILRQFFETIQEEGVVQIPHFLKKKESMPILTALEHAINMCIDDNGAVLDSASTELRSIRQQLRTQESRVRERLESLVRGKNASKMLSDSIVTIRNDRFVIPVKQEYRNHYGGIVHDQSSSGQTLFIEPDAVVQANNEVRRLKMKEKEEIDRILLMLSAQVQEVAHELFVLVDVLGEIDLILAKAKYGVTHKGTKPIMNTEGYIKLKKARHPMISKDEVVPNDIEFGREITAIVITGPNTGGKTVTLKTVGLATLMAQSGLPIPALDGSELAVFDQIFADIGDEQSIEQSLSTFSSHMVNIVDILTKFDENSLVIFDELGAGTDPQEGAALAISLLDEVHGRGARVIATTHYPELKAYGYNRPGVANASVEFDVETLSPTYRLLIGVPGRSNAFEISKRLGLPDHIISHAKSFTGTDSKAVDSMIASLEKSRREAEADAESTLEVLKESEQLKKELTQQLAEYEQQKERLEEKAKEKARKIVEQAKAEAEAVISDLRKMQLNQGSMVKEHELINAKKRLEEATPQNRILKKAAKDNEVKPLKPNDEVKVISFGQKGTLVEKVSKDEWIVQIGILKMKLPESDLSYTKPEKQQTRSMTTLKDRDSHVKMELDLRGERYEDALARVEKYLDDALLSNYHQVSIIHGKGTGALRQGVQQYLKKHSRVKSYRFGESGEGGSGVTVVELK, via the coding sequence ATGATCGCAGAACGCGCATTAAGAACACTTGAATTTTATAAAATTCGCGATGAAGTGGCACGTTACTGCACTTCGTCACTCGGAAAAGCACATGTAGATAATTTATTGCCATCTACTGATCTAAACAAAGTCAATCAGCTGTTAGAAGAAATGGATGAAGGCGCGCAAGTCTTGCGCGTCAAGAACAATGTGCCAATGGGCGGTATTTTTGATGTTCGACTTCATTCTAGAAGAGCGCAAATTGGTGGAAGCTTGAGCCCGATAGAATTAATGGAAGTATCATCGACGATTCGTGCAAGTCGTATTTTGCGTCAATTTTTTGAAACCATTCAAGAAGAAGGCGTCGTGCAGATTCCTCATTTCTTAAAGAAAAAAGAATCGATGCCAATTCTGACAGCACTAGAACACGCTATTAATATGTGTATTGATGATAACGGTGCTGTTTTAGACAGTGCAAGCACTGAATTGCGTTCGATTCGCCAACAACTACGAACACAAGAAAGTCGTGTTCGTGAGCGGTTGGAAAGTTTAGTTCGTGGCAAAAATGCTTCCAAAATGTTATCAGATTCGATTGTAACGATTCGAAATGACCGTTTTGTTATTCCAGTCAAACAAGAATACCGTAATCATTATGGCGGTATTGTTCACGATCAATCTTCTTCAGGTCAAACTTTGTTTATCGAACCAGATGCTGTCGTACAAGCGAATAACGAAGTTCGTCGTTTGAAGATGAAAGAAAAAGAAGAAATCGACCGAATTTTATTAATGCTGTCAGCGCAAGTTCAAGAAGTTGCTCATGAGCTTTTTGTATTGGTTGATGTACTTGGTGAAATTGATTTAATATTAGCAAAAGCAAAATATGGTGTAACTCATAAAGGCACAAAGCCCATAATGAATACAGAAGGTTATATTAAGTTGAAAAAAGCGCGTCACCCAATGATCTCTAAAGATGAAGTTGTGCCAAATGATATTGAGTTTGGACGAGAGATTACAGCAATCGTGATTACCGGTCCGAACACCGGAGGGAAAACCGTAACTTTAAAAACCGTAGGACTCGCAACATTAATGGCTCAGTCTGGTTTGCCAATTCCCGCACTTGACGGCTCTGAACTTGCAGTATTCGACCAAATTTTTGCGGATATTGGCGATGAACAATCGATTGAGCAAAGCTTGAGTACTTTCTCGTCGCATATGGTCAATATAGTTGATATTTTGACGAAGTTTGATGAAAACTCATTGGTTATTTTTGATGAGCTAGGAGCAGGTACTGACCCTCAAGAAGGAGCGGCTTTAGCGATTTCTCTACTAGATGAAGTTCATGGCAGAGGCGCACGTGTTATCGCAACAACACACTACCCTGAGCTTAAAGCATATGGTTACAACCGACCTGGTGTTGCAAATGCGAGTGTCGAGTTTGATGTGGAAACATTAAGTCCAACTTATCGTTTACTTATTGGAGTACCAGGCCGAAGCAATGCTTTTGAAATTTCAAAGCGTCTTGGATTGCCAGACCACATTATTAGTCATGCGAAAAGTTTTACAGGGACAGATAGCAAAGCAGTGGACTCCATGATTGCGTCTCTTGAAAAAAGTCGTCGTGAAGCTGAAGCAGATGCAGAAAGTACGTTGGAAGTACTAAAAGAATCTGAGCAATTGAAAAAAGAATTGACTCAGCAACTAGCAGAATACGAGCAGCAAAAAGAACGACTGGAAGAAAAAGCGAAAGAAAAAGCTCGAAAAATTGTGGAGCAAGCAAAAGCAGAAGCAGAAGCGGTTATTTCAGACTTACGTAAAATGCAACTAAACCAAGGATCAATGGTCAAAGAACATGAATTGATCAATGCAAAAAAACGCTTGGAAGAAGCAACGCCTCAAAACCGCATTTTGAAAAAAGCCGCAAAAGACAATGAAGTCAAGCCGTTAAAACCAAATGATGAAGTAAAAGTGATTTCATTTGGTCAAAAAGGCACATTGGTCGAAAAAGTTTCAAAAGATGAATGGATTGTTCAAATCGGTATTTTAAAAATGAAATTACCTGAATCTGACTTGTCTTATACAAAACCAGAAAAACAACAAACGCGCTCAATGACCACATTGAAAGATCGAGATAGTCATGTGAAAATGGAACTCGATTTACGCGGTGAACGATACGAAGATGCACTTGCGCGTGTTGAAAAATACCTGGATGATGCGTTATTATCAAATTACCACCAAGTATCAATCATTCACGGCAAAGGAACAGGTGCATTGCGCCAAGGGGTTCAGCAATATCTAAAAAAACATTCGCGTGTAAAGAGCTATCGCTTTGGTGAATCAGGTGAAGGTGGCTCTGGTGTGACTGTCGTTGAATTAAAGTAA
- a CDS encoding DUF350 domain-containing protein, which translates to MTESGFWTHPLVESAGYFSVVVLCLVVAMVIFEIVTKYNNWEQIKKGNLAVAMATGGKIFGVTNIFRFSIEQHNSLFEMVAWGLFGFTLLIFAYVLFEFLTPKFKVDEEIEQDNRSVGLISMVISVGLSYVIGASIQ; encoded by the coding sequence ATGACCGAATCAGGGTTTTGGACACATCCGCTGGTCGAATCGGCCGGCTATTTCAGTGTTGTAGTGTTGTGTTTAGTTGTCGCTATGGTCATTTTTGAAATTGTGACTAAATACAATAATTGGGAACAAATCAAAAAAGGAAATTTAGCTGTAGCTATGGCTACCGGTGGAAAAATTTTTGGTGTGACCAATATTTTTCGTTTTTCTATCGAACAGCATAATTCTCTATTCGAAATGGTTGCATGGGGACTATTCGGGTTTACTTTACTGATTTTCGCTTACGTATTGTTTGAATTTTTGACGCCAAAGTTTAAAGTAGATGAAGAAATCGAACAAGATAATCGATCAGTTGGGTTAATTTCAATGGTTATCTCTGTCGGATTATCGTATGTAATCGGAGCTAGTATTCAATAG